The Thioalkalivibrio sulfidiphilus HL-EbGr7 genome includes a window with the following:
- a CDS encoding choice-of-anchor Q domain-containing protein, translating to MSVLNRSLLGVAVLAALGANAQAQEPPPPAPVDSGVVIEVADFIDAVGECVLPEVEGGPVVCPSLRAAVMFSNDNRDEAVFHTIYLEAGTYLLGIVGLDEAPEFFDPGDEGTAEWVARSDADAAIGDLDLTQSVHIIGAGPGQTVVRWITLPTYDGETGARIIDEDPATGDRVFHIQTTDQNVGQVVIEGLTVMGGEVGVVPNTDCAVVDNPYDLDVRAAENCEITQFRRMGGAIAVGMGAAIVEYEEEVHGGGGGGNPDGGPFPGGKPGEEEGFVIGQVVLRNVVVADSWSGADGGGVYNIAPMVMENVWITGNIAAGGNGGGMYNEALLTMTNTTIGRFFDEATIASLLGEGVNEDLIQLDPEDQGYIRNAGNVGENGGGFFATGSPESEVTMRQSAINGNEAVGGGAIAARSGITVNLENVTVSGNVARDVAGGVNTNGTVNLVNSTVANNETEGDSPFGGAGLNSFGDGSFTMVNTLIAGNFQIRDEEEGEPEVILANCGCTGGGGCEGAFDSEGYNLEDADTCNLVNTNDQLNTDPLVGALAFNNAGLPGLTETHALLVGSPALNAALNDACPDFDQRGLARPQGADCDIGAYELAVSGGGGGGGGGGCTLGGRGVTDPLLPGLVLLALAWLGLRRRSNAGK from the coding sequence ATGTCTGTTCTGAATCGCAGTCTGTTGGGGGTGGCGGTGCTGGCCGCCCTGGGTGCTAATGCTCAGGCGCAAGAGCCGCCACCGCCTGCCCCCGTTGACTCGGGCGTGGTGATCGAGGTGGCTGATTTCATTGATGCAGTCGGAGAGTGTGTCCTCCCCGAAGTGGAGGGCGGGCCGGTGGTCTGCCCGAGCCTGCGTGCGGCGGTGATGTTCTCCAACGACAACCGCGACGAAGCCGTGTTCCACACCATCTACCTGGAGGCCGGGACCTACCTGCTGGGTATCGTCGGACTCGACGAGGCGCCGGAATTTTTTGATCCGGGTGATGAGGGTACCGCTGAATGGGTCGCTCGCAGCGATGCTGATGCCGCTATTGGCGACCTGGACCTCACCCAGAGTGTGCACATCATCGGCGCCGGGCCAGGGCAGACGGTCGTGCGTTGGATAACTTTGCCAACTTATGATGGGGAAACGGGTGCTCGTATCATCGATGAAGATCCTGCTACGGGCGACCGCGTCTTCCACATCCAGACCACCGACCAGAACGTCGGGCAGGTGGTCATCGAGGGCCTGACCGTGATGGGCGGCGAGGTGGGCGTGGTGCCCAATACCGACTGCGCCGTCGTGGATAACCCCTACGACCTGGACGTGCGCGCCGCTGAGAACTGCGAGATCACCCAGTTCCGTCGCATGGGTGGCGCCATCGCTGTCGGCATGGGTGCTGCCATCGTGGAATACGAGGAAGAAGTCCACGGCGGTGGTGGCGGCGGCAACCCCGATGGCGGGCCCTTCCCGGGCGGCAAGCCCGGCGAGGAGGAAGGATTCGTGATCGGCCAAGTGGTGCTTCGCAATGTAGTGGTGGCCGACAGCTGGTCCGGTGCCGACGGCGGTGGTGTCTACAACATCGCTCCCATGGTGATGGAGAACGTCTGGATCACCGGCAACATTGCCGCGGGTGGCAACGGCGGCGGCATGTACAACGAAGCCCTGCTCACCATGACCAACACCACCATCGGTCGGTTCTTCGACGAAGCTACGATCGCCTCCCTGCTGGGCGAGGGTGTAAACGAAGACCTGATCCAGCTTGATCCAGAAGACCAGGGTTATATCCGAAATGCAGGTAATGTGGGAGAGAACGGCGGTGGCTTCTTCGCCACCGGCAGCCCCGAGTCTGAGGTGACCATGCGGCAGAGTGCCATCAATGGCAACGAAGCCGTAGGCGGCGGTGCCATTGCCGCGCGGTCTGGCATCACGGTCAACCTGGAGAACGTGACGGTGAGCGGAAACGTGGCCCGTGACGTGGCCGGTGGTGTCAATACCAACGGGACCGTCAACCTGGTGAACAGCACCGTGGCAAACAACGAGACGGAAGGCGATTCACCCTTCGGTGGTGCGGGCCTGAACAGTTTCGGTGATGGCAGCTTTACCATGGTGAACACGCTGATTGCCGGGAACTTCCAGATCAGGGACGAAGAGGAAGGTGAGCCCGAGGTGATTCTGGCCAACTGCGGTTGCACGGGTGGTGGTGGCTGCGAGGGTGCCTTCGACTCGGAGGGATACAATCTGGAGGATGCCGATACCTGCAACCTGGTCAACACCAACGACCAGCTGAACACCGACCCGCTGGTCGGTGCGCTGGCCTTCAACAACGCGGGCCTGCCGGGCCTGACCGAGACCCACGCCTTGCTGGTGGGCAGTCCGGCGCTGAACGCTGCCCTCAACGATGCCTGCCCGGACTTCGATCAGCGCGGTCTGGCCCGTCCCCAGGGCGCGGACTGCGACATCGGCGCCTACGAGCTGGCAGTGAGTGGCGGCGGTGGTGGTGGCGGCGGTGGCGGTTGCACCCTGGGCGGTCGCGGTGTGACTGATCCCCTGCTGCCCGGTCTGGTGTTGCTGGCGCTGGCCTGGCTCGGGCTGCGTCGCAGGAGCAACGCAGGGAAGTAG
- a CDS encoding sensor domain-containing protein, which yields MNGWVEGHLGLIYQVYGLSFFVLGVTAFLLPRQDANLPFSRHLGWLAAFGMLHGILEFTEWVRLQEGAADGLIHSAQLLLFVSFIPLLEFGRRCMADLWPTVWLDPRLIYGAAGLAVLGLVLLSTQPLEGLATGARYFLGTPGALLAALALWTSRKPAPHRLDTSAGFRAQPAWIGTLAGALMVYGLLTPFLTVTSQGLPPWLPTQWDFLAITGFPVQLARSLCAIAACIALMALVRQAGSLSNEDLLRVLGTIDGFVYRSKNDPQWSLVYLAGNVEELSGYRPMDFLDPEVVTMGSLTHPEDRDRVWHEVQQALNQRRSFSLSYRIVTRDGTPRWVQERGQGIHDEHGNLLFLQGHVIDASRLVAANEDLRHQRAALEAFKHTLDLTQDSVFMFDAETLEFIYVNRGAIKQLGYSAQELFTLHPYDIKPEFPEPRFRRFIEVLRTEKRDSLVFETLHRTRDGRDLQLEVSLQYVVLPDERPRYVAITRDISQRKEQEKSLLKALGDLQVSERRQTELLAITRREQSRMAALLSGMSIGILFEDTNGRVEYVNPAFRRMWAIGEPVDLIGRPSREVLKHSTHRLARPDHASRHILHVLDTHEISERFEVDLYDGRVLTQLSYPVADPDGPVLGRLWIYEDITRERQTAQQLIYMAQHDALTGLYNRHRFQEHLDRMISSAQRNDSRFALLYFDLDEFKYINDTFGHRAGDTVLVRAAGEVSSLVRSGEVFARLGGDEFAVLAEIRHDDEPSQLAERIARAISAIPFRFRGSNLRLTASIGIAFFPEHGDNVEDLVAHADTAMYQAKSNGKNTWSLYDPSRNHSKAMMARMTWRGRIDQALREESLELHFQGIYSTADGELSHVETLVRMRDPADGERLIMPGQFIPVAEKTGQILEIDRWVLRQSIGLLAKHPKLRALAVNISGRSFDEPGLPQYIQDLLQRHDVEPRRLIVELTETAAVSEMQDAQRFIEALHQTGCLIGLDDFGSGFSTFAYLKYLGVQILKIDGMFIRDLPNNRDNQAFVKAMIDVAKGLDKLTVAEFVEDAETLAMLREFGVDMAQGYHLDRPSAELPPQYH from the coding sequence GTGAACGGTTGGGTGGAGGGCCACCTCGGACTGATCTACCAGGTCTATGGCCTGTCCTTTTTCGTACTGGGTGTCACGGCCTTCCTGCTGCCGCGCCAGGACGCCAATCTGCCCTTCTCCCGACACCTGGGCTGGCTGGCGGCCTTCGGCATGCTGCACGGCATCCTGGAGTTCACGGAATGGGTCCGGCTGCAGGAGGGTGCCGCCGACGGGCTGATCCACTCCGCTCAGCTGTTGCTGTTCGTCTCCTTCATTCCCCTGCTGGAATTCGGCCGGCGCTGCATGGCGGACCTGTGGCCCACAGTCTGGCTGGATCCACGCCTGATCTACGGTGCGGCCGGGCTCGCGGTACTGGGCCTGGTTCTGTTGTCCACACAACCGCTCGAAGGCCTGGCCACCGGCGCGCGCTACTTTCTCGGTACCCCCGGCGCCCTGCTCGCCGCCCTGGCCCTGTGGACGAGCCGCAAGCCCGCGCCACATCGTCTCGATACCAGCGCCGGGTTTCGCGCCCAGCCTGCCTGGATCGGCACCCTGGCGGGGGCCCTGATGGTCTACGGCCTGTTGACGCCGTTTCTGACCGTCACGTCCCAAGGCCTGCCCCCCTGGCTGCCCACCCAGTGGGACTTCCTGGCCATCACCGGCTTCCCGGTGCAGCTGGCTCGCTCCCTGTGCGCCATCGCCGCGTGCATCGCCCTCATGGCCCTTGTCAGGCAGGCCGGCAGCCTCAGCAACGAGGACCTGCTCCGCGTACTCGGCACCATCGACGGCTTCGTCTATCGCAGCAAGAACGACCCCCAATGGTCCCTGGTCTATCTGGCCGGCAACGTGGAGGAACTGAGCGGTTACCGTCCCATGGACTTCCTGGATCCCGAAGTGGTGACCATGGGCTCCCTGACCCATCCCGAGGACCGGGACAGGGTCTGGCACGAAGTCCAGCAGGCCTTGAATCAAAGACGGTCGTTTTCGCTTTCCTACCGCATCGTCACCCGGGACGGCACGCCGCGCTGGGTCCAGGAGCGCGGGCAGGGCATCCATGACGAACACGGGAACCTGCTGTTCCTGCAGGGACACGTGATAGACGCCAGCAGGCTGGTGGCGGCCAACGAGGACCTGCGACATCAGCGCGCCGCCCTGGAGGCCTTCAAGCACACCCTGGACCTGACCCAGGATTCGGTGTTCATGTTCGATGCCGAGACCCTGGAGTTCATCTACGTCAACCGGGGTGCGATCAAGCAATTGGGCTACAGCGCGCAAGAACTGTTCACCCTGCACCCCTATGACATCAAGCCGGAGTTTCCCGAACCGCGCTTCCGCCGTTTCATCGAGGTGCTGCGCACCGAGAAACGGGACAGCCTGGTGTTCGAAACCCTGCACCGGACCCGGGACGGCAGGGATCTGCAACTGGAAGTCTCCCTGCAATACGTCGTCCTCCCGGATGAACGACCCCGCTACGTGGCCATCACCCGGGACATCAGCCAACGCAAGGAACAGGAAAAGTCCCTGCTCAAGGCACTCGGAGACCTGCAGGTCTCCGAACGCCGCCAAACGGAATTGCTGGCCATCACCCGGCGCGAACAAAGCCGCATGGCGGCGCTGCTCTCAGGCATGAGCATCGGCATCCTGTTCGAGGACACCAATGGCCGCGTGGAATACGTCAATCCCGCCTTCCGCCGCATGTGGGCCATCGGCGAGCCGGTGGACCTCATCGGCCGCCCCAGCCGCGAGGTGCTGAAACACTCCACCCATCGCCTCGCCCGCCCGGACCACGCATCCAGGCACATCCTGCATGTGCTGGACACCCACGAAATCAGCGAACGCTTCGAGGTGGATCTCTACGACGGTCGGGTGCTCACCCAGCTCTCCTACCCGGTCGCCGATCCCGACGGGCCCGTGCTCGGCCGGCTGTGGATCTACGAGGACATCACCCGCGAGCGCCAGACCGCCCAGCAGCTGATCTACATGGCCCAGCACGATGCGCTGACGGGACTGTACAACCGCCATCGTTTCCAGGAACACCTGGATCGCATGATCAGCAGCGCCCAGCGCAACGACAGCCGCTTCGCCCTGCTGTACTTCGACCTGGACGAGTTCAAGTACATCAACGACACCTTCGGCCACCGGGCCGGCGACACCGTGCTGGTGCGTGCCGCCGGCGAGGTTTCGAGCCTGGTCCGCTCCGGAGAGGTGTTCGCGCGACTGGGTGGAGACGAGTTCGCCGTGCTCGCGGAGATACGCCATGACGATGAACCCTCGCAACTGGCCGAGCGCATCGCCCGCGCCATCTCCGCCATCCCGTTCCGTTTCCGGGGCAGCAACCTGCGCCTGACCGCCAGCATCGGCATCGCCTTCTTCCCGGAACACGGCGACAACGTGGAGGACCTCGTCGCCCACGCGGACACCGCCATGTACCAGGCCAAGAGCAACGGCAAGAACACCTGGTCCCTGTACGACCCCAGTCGCAATCATTCCAAGGCCATGATGGCGCGCATGACCTGGCGCGGACGCATCGACCAGGCCCTGCGGGAGGAAAGCCTGGAGCTGCACTTCCAGGGCATCTACTCCACCGCCGACGGGGAACTGAGTCACGTGGAGACCCTGGTGCGCATGCGCGATCCCGCCGACGGCGAACGCCTCATCATGCCCGGCCAGTTCATCCCCGTGGCGGAGAAGACCGGCCAGATCCTGGAGATCGACCGCTGGGTGCTGCGCCAGAGCATCGGGCTCCTGGCGAAACATCCGAAACTGCGCGCGCTGGCGGTGAACATCTCCGGACGCAGCTTCGATGAGCCCGGCCTGCCCCAGTACATCCAGGACCTGCTGCAACGCCACGATGTGGAGCCCAGGCGCCTGATCGTGGAGCTGACCGAGACCGCCGCCGTCTCCGAGATGCAGGACGCCCAGCGTTTCATCGAGGCCCTGCACCAGACCGGCTGCCTGATCGGCCTGGATGATTTCGGCTCCGGCTTCTCCACCTTCGCCTACCTGAAATACCTGGGCGTACAGATCCTCAAGATCGACGGCATGTTCATCCGCGACCTGCCCAACAACCGGGACAATCAGGCCTTCGTCAAGGCCATGATCGACGTGGCCAAGGGCCTGGACAAGCTCACGGTGGCGGAGTTCGTGGAGGATGCCGAGACGCTCGCCATGCTGCGCGAGTTCGGCGTGGACATGGCCCAGGGCTATCACCTGGACCGGCCTTCGGCGGAACTGCCGCCGCAGTATCACTAG
- a CDS encoding HPF/RaiA family ribosome-associated protein: protein MNAERVPLVEVTFRNMDPSPAVEDKVRAQIEKLGQFHDHIMACRVVVEAGHRHHHKGNLYHVRIDLTVPNGELVASREPSGHHAHEDVYVAVRDAFDAMRRQLQDRLRKQRGRVKHHETPPHGVVREIAPMSDYGLIETPDGREIRFTSKSVVDYDFARLEVGDRVWFTEVDSDDGPAASTVHVEGKHHIVG, encoded by the coding sequence ATGAATGCAGAACGCGTCCCCCTGGTGGAAGTGACCTTTCGCAACATGGATCCGTCGCCTGCCGTGGAGGACAAGGTGCGTGCCCAGATCGAAAAGCTCGGGCAGTTCCATGACCACATCATGGCCTGCCGGGTGGTGGTGGAGGCGGGCCACCGGCATCACCACAAAGGCAATCTCTATCACGTGCGCATCGACCTCACCGTGCCCAACGGCGAGCTGGTGGCCAGCCGGGAACCCTCCGGGCACCATGCCCACGAGGATGTCTATGTCGCCGTCCGCGATGCCTTCGATGCCATGCGCCGGCAGCTCCAGGACCGGCTGCGCAAGCAGCGGGGCAGGGTGAAGCATCACGAGACGCCGCCCCACGGCGTGGTCCGGGAGATCGCCCCCATGTCCGATTACGGTCTGATCGAGACCCCGGACGGCCGGGAGATCCGCTTCACCAGCAAGAGCGTGGTGGACTACGACTTCGCCAGGCTGGAGGTGGGCGACCGGGTCTGGTTCACGGAGGTGGACAGCGATGACGGGCCGGCGGCCAGCACGGTGCATGTGGAAGGCAAGCATCACATCGTGGGTTGA
- a CDS encoding CBS domain-containing protein, with translation MKVGEFCNRDVVVMGGEESAQAAAALMRAHHVGDVVLVEDRGGVTTPLGIVTDRDLVLEVMVPGVDAASLAARDLVTAPLVTVREDQGLFDALELMRARGVRRLPVVNGKGALLGILAVDDLVGLMGEMLSRLSSVVARQVVREEKQRP, from the coding sequence ATGAAAGTCGGTGAATTCTGCAATCGCGACGTGGTGGTCATGGGCGGCGAGGAGTCCGCCCAGGCGGCCGCGGCGCTGATGCGCGCGCATCACGTGGGCGACGTGGTGCTGGTGGAGGACAGGGGTGGCGTCACCACGCCGCTGGGTATCGTCACCGACCGGGACCTGGTGCTGGAGGTGATGGTGCCGGGTGTGGATGCCGCGTCGCTAGCCGCTCGTGACCTGGTCACCGCGCCGCTGGTCACGGTACGGGAGGATCAGGGCCTGTTCGATGCCCTGGAGCTGATGCGCGCCAGGGGCGTGCGCCGCCTGCCGGTGGTGAACGGGAAGGGCGCGCTGCTCGGCATCCTGGCCGTCGACGACCTGGTGGGCCTCATGGGGGAGATGCTGTCGCGGCTGTCCTCGGTGGTGGCGCGGCAGGTCGTGCGCGAGGAAAAGCAAAGACCCTGA
- a CDS encoding 2OG-Fe(II) oxygenase has product MSAVPAPHPRAGERVPEFLLPPVDGVPSTFYERFCGRPAVLLLGADAQSLAPFASLGARAGVMGLVPGHGGKAIEASIPVMGDDGRIARALGESYPARGALAWILDGTLRLVARLPDADADTVAAWLDTLPQGEDSPAVVEATAPVLMLPDVVSPDLCEALIRCHESAHFDSGMVRMVDGKPALVPDYGAKRRLDHRLVDEALTDRLTEVLSRRVLPGIATAFNYRVTRFEPFKVVCYESSTGGYFRRHRDNVTPDARHRRFALSINLNDGYQGGNLVFPEFGRQGYRPPRGGAIVFSGGLLHEATDVTGGRRYVLLSFLWGEDV; this is encoded by the coding sequence ATGAGTGCCGTCCCTGCCCCCCATCCCCGCGCCGGAGAGCGGGTTCCTGAGTTCCTGCTGCCGCCAGTCGATGGCGTGCCGTCTACCTTCTACGAGCGTTTCTGTGGCCGTCCCGCCGTGCTGTTGCTGGGTGCGGATGCGCAGTCGCTGGCGCCCTTTGCGTCGCTTGGCGCACGGGCCGGCGTGATGGGGCTGGTGCCTGGGCACGGAGGTAAGGCGATTGAAGCGTCCATTCCGGTCATGGGCGATGACGGGCGCATCGCCCGGGCCCTGGGCGAGTCCTATCCCGCCCGCGGCGCGCTGGCCTGGATCCTGGACGGCACCCTTCGGCTGGTCGCGCGACTGCCCGATGCCGACGCAGACACCGTGGCTGCCTGGCTGGACACGCTGCCCCAGGGTGAGGACAGTCCAGCCGTGGTCGAGGCAACGGCCCCGGTGCTGATGCTGCCCGATGTGGTCTCGCCGGATCTGTGCGAGGCGCTCATCCGTTGTCACGAGTCAGCGCATTTCGACAGCGGCATGGTGCGCATGGTGGACGGCAAACCGGCCCTGGTGCCCGACTACGGTGCCAAGCGCAGGTTGGATCACCGACTGGTGGATGAGGCACTGACGGACAGGTTGACGGAGGTCCTGTCCCGGCGCGTGCTGCCGGGTATTGCGACGGCCTTCAACTACCGGGTGACGCGTTTCGAGCCCTTCAAGGTGGTGTGCTATGAATCCAGCACCGGCGGTTACTTCCGTCGTCACCGGGACAACGTGACCCCCGACGCACGGCACCGGCGCTTCGCGCTCTCCATCAATCTCAACGACGGCTACCAGGGCGGCAACCTGGTGTTCCCGGAATTCGGCCGGCAGGGCTATCGCCCGCCCAGAGGTGGCGCCATCGTGTTCTCGGGCGGGTTGCTGCACGAGGCGACGGATGTGACAGGCGGACGTCGCTATGTGTTGCTGAGTTTCCTTTGGGGTGAAGACGTTTAG
- a CDS encoding HD domain-containing phosphohydrolase, protein MQGYKARQGISLQPLVAGSIVFAMVAVTVLLLLQGKQAAERLLISAGTDAAQQLSRTIDEQVRRLLQPAEVTLRLLSIDPMAEAQDMATRMDRLPVGFEVLDSNPVISAFYMGYTNGEFLLVRSIDDPSLRRRFSAPPTAVYMVQTIHRDAAGDLIGEWWFYDASRRLLERRSQPDYHYDPRTRPWYLDAAQGQDIIITRPYVFFTTREVGITLARTSARGRAVVGLDAALADLGPEMQRMRLTPGTEATIVSPGARILAYPDMERLLHLDTDMPRLPLLEEVGIPSLAHLFTMSPPVGTAVNFNIDGQTWYGIRMPLAAFPGSGTDILISIPGDELLADARRIITRQALLAILLVLLFLPAGWYLGRRIARPMKQLADRVGRLTEFDFTPTSPLRTRLREACHLDETLQSMSHTINNFLRISQTLSREKSLVNMLDSVLEQLVTSFRVDGGAIYLLDDASNHFQLVARYGHFQIDRSPLSSHFQLDAEDWQEQDAAIASIVSRTLSPSDALYTQVLRLRDGELQGFLVLTSPVDEYGVRRQDLSFRSFVEELSGTAAVAIETRQMFEAQKKLLDAVIQLLADAIDAKSPYTSGHCERVPVLATCMVERLNSLDTGPYADFQLSEEEMEAFRMAAWLHDCGKITSPEHVVDKATKLETLYNRIHEIRTRFEVLLRDARIDYWRGLAEGGDAGALMQRLTQREQQLQSDYALIAQANLGAESMDEAHLGELRRIAQQRWWRHFDKRIGLSGEELRRLADSPPDSLPVEETLLQDRHDHIVRWGERRPPVSRDDPRNLWGFDMSLPKHALNLGELHNLSIPRGTLTDEERFHVNDHIVQTIIMLNRLPLPRHLRPVPEIAGNHHEKLDGTGYPRRLNAKQLSIPARVLAIADVFEALTAADRPYKPAKTLSESLQIMADMARGNHLDPQLFEVFIRERLYLLYAERYLRPEQIDNIDEDDYLEIVRGARTPVQPGNTRDTAQ, encoded by the coding sequence ATGCAGGGATACAAGGCCAGGCAAGGCATTTCATTACAGCCGCTGGTCGCCGGCAGCATCGTTTTTGCCATGGTGGCCGTCACTGTACTCCTGCTCCTTCAGGGCAAGCAGGCCGCGGAACGCTTACTCATCTCCGCGGGCACCGATGCGGCGCAGCAATTGTCACGCACCATCGATGAACAGGTACGTCGCCTGTTGCAGCCCGCCGAGGTGACCCTGCGCCTGCTGAGCATCGACCCCATGGCCGAGGCACAGGACATGGCCACGCGTATGGACCGTCTGCCGGTAGGGTTCGAGGTTCTGGACAGCAACCCGGTAATCAGCGCCTTCTACATGGGCTACACCAACGGCGAATTCCTGCTGGTACGAAGCATCGATGATCCGAGCCTGCGGCGGCGTTTCTCAGCTCCACCCACGGCTGTCTACATGGTGCAAACCATCCACCGTGACGCCGCCGGTGACTTGATCGGGGAATGGTGGTTCTACGATGCCAGCCGGCGTCTTCTGGAGCGACGCAGCCAGCCGGACTACCACTACGACCCACGCACACGCCCCTGGTATCTGGATGCCGCACAGGGTCAGGACATCATCATCACCCGGCCCTACGTGTTCTTCACCACGCGGGAGGTTGGCATCACGCTGGCCCGCACCAGCGCGAGAGGGCGCGCCGTCGTGGGTCTGGACGCCGCACTGGCCGATCTGGGTCCGGAGATGCAACGCATGCGGCTAACACCCGGCACCGAAGCTACCATCGTCAGCCCCGGCGCCCGGATACTCGCTTATCCGGACATGGAGCGGCTCCTGCACCTCGACACGGACATGCCCAGACTGCCCCTCCTGGAGGAGGTCGGCATACCGAGTCTCGCCCATCTGTTCACAATGTCGCCTCCCGTCGGCACCGCGGTGAATTTCAACATCGATGGACAGACCTGGTACGGCATCCGCATGCCGCTGGCCGCATTTCCAGGCAGTGGCACCGATATATTGATCAGCATCCCCGGCGATGAACTGCTCGCAGATGCGAGGCGCATCATCACTCGCCAGGCATTGCTCGCGATCCTCCTGGTCCTGCTATTCCTCCCCGCTGGCTGGTACCTGGGCCGACGCATTGCCCGCCCCATGAAACAACTGGCGGATCGGGTGGGTCGGCTGACGGAGTTCGACTTCACCCCAACGAGCCCGCTTCGCACCCGCCTCCGCGAGGCATGCCATCTGGACGAGACCCTTCAGAGCATGTCCCACACCATCAACAATTTCTTGCGCATCAGTCAGACCCTGAGCCGGGAAAAATCGCTGGTGAACATGCTCGACTCCGTACTCGAACAACTGGTCACCTCGTTCAGGGTCGATGGCGGCGCCATCTATCTACTTGACGATGCCAGCAACCACTTCCAGCTGGTCGCACGGTATGGTCATTTCCAGATCGACCGCTCACCCCTCTCCTCGCACTTCCAACTCGATGCCGAGGACTGGCAGGAACAGGATGCGGCCATCGCTAGCATCGTCAGTCGCACCCTGAGTCCGAGTGACGCTCTGTACACCCAGGTACTGCGACTCAGGGATGGCGAACTCCAGGGATTTCTGGTGCTCACCTCACCCGTGGACGAGTACGGCGTGCGCCGTCAAGACCTGTCTTTCCGTAGCTTCGTGGAGGAGCTCTCGGGGACTGCGGCCGTGGCCATCGAGACCCGCCAGATGTTCGAGGCACAGAAAAAACTCCTCGACGCCGTGATCCAGCTGCTGGCGGATGCCATCGATGCCAAATCGCCCTATACCAGCGGTCACTGCGAGCGGGTACCCGTGCTGGCGACGTGCATGGTGGAACGACTGAACAGCCTCGACACCGGACCCTACGCGGATTTTCAGCTCAGCGAAGAGGAGATGGAGGCCTTCCGCATGGCTGCCTGGCTGCATGACTGCGGCAAGATCACCAGCCCCGAGCACGTGGTCGACAAGGCCACCAAGCTGGAGACCCTGTACAACCGCATCCACGAGATCCGTACCCGCTTCGAAGTCCTGCTGCGGGATGCCCGCATCGACTACTGGCGTGGCCTGGCCGAAGGGGGCGACGCAGGCGCGTTGATGCAACGACTCACCCAGCGAGAGCAGCAACTTCAATCCGATTATGCCCTGATCGCCCAGGCCAATCTGGGTGCGGAGTCCATGGATGAAGCTCACCTGGGAGAGCTGCGGCGCATCGCGCAGCAACGTTGGTGGCGGCATTTCGACAAGCGCATCGGCCTGTCCGGAGAGGAGCTGCGCCGCCTGGCAGACAGCCCGCCCGACTCACTGCCTGTTGAAGAAACCCTGCTGCAGGACCGCCACGACCACATCGTGCGCTGGGGCGAGCGCCGCCCCCCAGTGAGCCGGGACGATCCGCGCAATCTCTGGGGCTTCGACATGTCCTTGCCGAAACACGCCTTGAACCTCGGCGAACTGCACAACTTGAGCATCCCCCGCGGCACCCTGACCGACGAGGAACGTTTCCACGTCAACGACCACATCGTGCAGACCATCATCATGCTGAATCGTCTGCCCCTGCCCCGGCACCTGCGGCCTGTTCCCGAGATTGCCGGCAATCACCACGAAAAACTCGACGGCACCGGCTATCCCAGACGCCTGAACGCGAAGCAACTCAGCATCCCGGCCCGCGTGCTGGCTATCGCCGATGTGTTCGAGGCCCTGACCGCCGCGGACAGGCCTTACAAGCCCGCGAAGACCCTTTCGGAGTCTTTGCAAATCATGGCTGACATGGCACGTGGAAACCACCTGGACCCGCAACTCTTCGAGGTCTTCATCCGCGAGCGCCTGTATCTGCTCTACGCCGAACGATACCTTCGCCCGGAACAGATCGACAACATCGATGAGGACGATTATCTCGAGATCGTGCGAGGTGCGCGAACCCCAGTACAGCCTGGTAACACACGCGATACGGCTCAATAA
- a CDS encoding arsenite methyltransferase — protein MSQKKADELRQHVRESYARVAEASNSGDGCGEASSCCGVSDDTAINTLISTRLGYSAQDLATVPEGADMGLGCGNPRAIASLKPGEVVVDLGSGGGFDCFLASAEVGVTGKVIGVDMTPAMVSKARANAEKGGFNNVEFRLGEIEHLPVADNAADVIISNCVINLSPDKPQVFREAFRILRPGGRLAISDVVAGTELPEEMRNDPVLHAGCIAGAPLLADLHAMLYEAGFSDIRITPKDESREFIRDWAPGRGVEDYVLSAHIEAIKPRANC, from the coding sequence ATGAGCCAGAAGAAGGCAGACGAACTGCGCCAGCACGTGCGCGAGAGCTATGCGAGGGTCGCCGAGGCCAGCAACAGCGGCGACGGCTGCGGCGAGGCATCCAGTTGCTGCGGTGTCTCCGATGACACCGCCATCAACACCCTGATCTCCACCCGCCTCGGTTATTCAGCGCAGGACCTGGCCACCGTGCCCGAGGGTGCCGACATGGGGCTTGGCTGCGGCAACCCCCGTGCCATCGCGAGCCTCAAGCCCGGCGAGGTGGTGGTGGACCTGGGCAGCGGCGGCGGTTTCGACTGTTTCCTGGCATCGGCCGAGGTGGGCGTGACCGGGAAGGTGATCGGCGTGGACATGACCCCCGCCATGGTGAGCAAGGCGCGCGCCAATGCCGAGAAGGGCGGCTTCAACAACGTGGAGTTCCGTCTGGGCGAGATCGAGCACCTGCCGGTGGCGGACAACGCCGCCGACGTGATCATCTCCAACTGCGTGATCAACCTCTCCCCCGACAAGCCCCAGGTGTTCCGCGAGGCCTTCCGCATCCTCAGGCCCGGCGGACGCCTGGCCATCTCCGACGTAGTGGCCGGCACGGAACTGCCCGAGGAGATGAGAAACGACCCCGTGCTCCACGCCGGCTGCATCGCCGGCGCGCCGCTGCTGGCGGACCTGCACGCCATGCTGTACGAGGCGGGATTCTCCGACATCCGCATCACGCCCAAGGATGAATCCAGGGAGTTCATCAGGGACTGGGCGCCTGGGCGCGGCGTCGAGGACTATGTGCTTTCCGCCCACATCGAAGCCATCAAGCCCAGGGCCAATTGCTGA